The following nucleotide sequence is from Lysinibacillus sp. FSL W8-0992.
ACATAGGAGGTTTTTAAATGAAGCCTAAGATAAAAGAAATAGTCACTCCATTAATTAAACATGAGAAGAAAATTAGAATTGGATACCATGAAAAAGCTTTTGATTTAATGGACGAAGACAATAAAATTGAATCTCTCTTATCCTCCTTTGATGGACAAAAAGAGTTAGAAGAGTTAGCCAAACTAAATAATTTACAAATAGAAGAGTTAATAGATTTAATTAATACATTTGACAATATTAAAATTCTAGAAAATCGAGATTTGATGAAAGATTTACTGAATGAACAAGAAAAAGAAAGATATAGAGCTAATTTTACTTACTTTGAGTACTACACGGATATATATAAAAGTTCCTATGATATGCAAAAAAAGATCAAAGATTCTCATGTCCTTATTTTAGGGTTAGGTGGAGCTATTCAAGATGTAGCAACTTTGGCTAGCTTAGGTGTCGGTAAAATTACAGGTTTGGACTTTGATACTGTTGAACGTAGTAATCTCAACAGACAATATATATATAAAGAAGATGATATAGGAAAGTTAAAAACAGAGGCAGCCAAACAAAGGATTAAAGAAATAAATTCGGATATAGAATTAAATATTATAAATAAAAAAATAACAAGTTCTGAGGATATTTTACCTCTTTTATCAAATGTAGATTTGGTGATTAGTGGTATTGATAGTCCTGGTATTATATCTAGTCGTTGGGTTAATTTCGCCTGTGTTAACAAAAGAGTACCTGCGATATTTAGTGGAATAAATGGTAATAAAATTCTAATAAATAAACTTTCGGGTTCGGGTGAAGGATGTTTTGATTGTTTTTTAATGAATTGCTTAAAAAATGATCCAATTTTTAAATATCAATTAAATACTTTATATGGCTATACCTTTGAAAAGAAAAATACAGCTATCGCACCTACTGTTTCTATATTAAGTGGTTTTATTACGGTTGAAGTTATGAAACACTTATTAAACCTTGAAAATCAAATGCGTGCTGGTTATATGTATCAATTTGACGTGAATGGATTGACTATGAATTCAGACTATCACTGGGAAAAGTCAAATGAATGTCCAACTTGCGGAAAAAATTCCTTAAAAGAAATGTGCGATATAACTACTTTAATGGAAATTGTTGAGGGGCAAACTAATGGTACTAGAGAAATTCACAAAGGATAGTATTATTTCACTTTCCAATTTAACTGTCATAAAAGAAATAGATGAATATACAATTGGTGATGAACAAAAAAACATTTTTTTTCGTGTTCCTAAAGAAGC
It contains:
- a CDS encoding HesA/MoeB/ThiF family protein encodes the protein MKPKIKEIVTPLIKHEKKIRIGYHEKAFDLMDEDNKIESLLSSFDGQKELEELAKLNNLQIEELIDLINTFDNIKILENRDLMKDLLNEQEKERYRANFTYFEYYTDIYKSSYDMQKKIKDSHVLILGLGGAIQDVATLASLGVGKITGLDFDTVERSNLNRQYIYKEDDIGKLKTEAAKQRIKEINSDIELNIINKKITSSEDILPLLSNVDLVISGIDSPGIISSRWVNFACVNKRVPAIFSGINGNKILINKLSGSGEGCFDCFLMNCLKNDPIFKYQLNTLYGYTFEKKNTAIAPTVSILSGFITVEVMKHLLNLENQMRAGYMYQFDVNGLTMNSDYHWEKSNECPTCGKNSLKEMCDITTLMEIVEGQTNGTREIHKG